One region of Chrysiogenia bacterium genomic DNA includes:
- a CDS encoding AAA family ATPase, translating into MSDLQKLRTELQDKFVERDEVIDGTLTAILARQHVLMIGPPGTAKSMLASELCNRFPGTNFFEWLLTKFSTPEEIFGPVSLQALERDEYLRITTDKLPEAHVAFLDEIFKANSSILNALLSLINERKFHNGGKPQDAPLISLIGASNELPDEEELGALYDRFLVRFLVDYIEDDANFVTMLSGTNGKKATQIPLKDLQGMQAEVESLRVPELIVDLIVQIRNKLRKENVIASDRRYHDAISLLRARAYLEGRSEVIDSDLVILANVLWNTPEEIRIVENIVYDLANPFERRAEEFLKQAEEIMAYAQRDWTDADERTKAGIEAHTKFKKIQSRIADVVRRVQQEGRSLGRIDEVRLQVEAMHNNILENCLGLEDAR; encoded by the coding sequence ATGAGCGATCTTCAAAAGCTGCGCACCGAACTCCAGGACAAGTTTGTCGAGCGCGACGAGGTGATTGACGGTACCCTGACGGCCATTCTCGCCCGCCAGCATGTGCTGATGATCGGCCCCCCGGGGACGGCCAAGAGCATGCTCGCCAGCGAGCTGTGCAACCGTTTTCCCGGTACGAACTTTTTCGAGTGGTTGCTGACCAAGTTTTCCACCCCCGAGGAAATTTTCGGCCCGGTGAGCCTGCAGGCGCTCGAGCGTGACGAGTATCTGCGCATCACGACCGACAAGCTACCCGAGGCTCACGTCGCCTTTCTCGACGAAATCTTCAAGGCCAACAGCTCGATCCTCAATGCGCTTCTTTCGCTCATAAACGAGCGCAAGTTTCACAATGGCGGCAAGCCCCAGGACGCGCCGCTGATCTCGCTGATCGGCGCATCCAACGAACTGCCCGACGAGGAAGAACTCGGCGCTCTCTACGACCGTTTTCTCGTGCGCTTTCTGGTGGACTACATCGAGGACGACGCCAATTTCGTGACCATGCTCTCGGGAACAAACGGCAAGAAGGCTACGCAAATTCCGCTCAAGGACCTGCAGGGAATGCAGGCCGAAGTGGAGTCGCTTCGCGTGCCTGAGTTGATCGTCGACCTGATCGTGCAGATCCGCAACAAGCTGCGCAAGGAAAACGTGATTGCCTCGGACCGCCGCTATCACGACGCCATCAGCCTGCTGCGGGCGCGCGCGTATCTCGAAGGCCGCAGCGAGGTGATCGATTCGGACCTTGTCATTCTGGCCAACGTGCTCTGGAACACGCCCGAGGAGATTCGGATCGTCGAGAACATCGTCTACGACCTGGCCAATCCCTTCGAGCGGCGCGCCGAAGAGTTCCTCAAGCAAGCCGAGGAGATCATGGCCTACGCCCAGCGCGACTGGACCGACGCCGACGAGCGGACGAAGGCCGGCATCGAGGCGCACACGAAGTTCAAGAAGATTCAATCCCGCATCGCCGACGTGGTGCGGCGCGTCCAGCAGGAAGGCCGCTCTCTGGGGCGGATCGACGAGGTGCGCCTCCAGGTCGAGGCCATGCACAACAACATCCTTGAGAACTGCCTGGGTCTCGAAGACGCGAGGTAG
- a CDS encoding cyclic nucleotide-binding domain-containing protein, protein MVSKDRLKGIRLFSGFSDEDLERAAGYMVEKFYPKGEPIIRNKTIGEGIHFIYSGKVQIVRGGISNGDVVIAELGPGQHVGEMALIDNKPTTAKVIAADAVVTYFLDRIKYRTLVDNHPAVAVQMLNHFCKSFCERLRATNDLLIDEKQMNKSLAARLEVDA, encoded by the coding sequence ATGGTCAGCAAGGATCGCCTCAAGGGCATTCGGCTGTTTTCGGGATTCTCGGACGAGGATCTCGAGCGTGCGGCCGGGTACATGGTCGAGAAGTTCTACCCCAAGGGGGAGCCGATCATCCGCAACAAGACGATCGGCGAGGGCATTCACTTCATCTATTCGGGCAAGGTCCAGATCGTGCGTGGCGGCATCTCCAACGGGGACGTTGTGATCGCCGAGCTGGGCCCCGGCCAGCACGTGGGCGAGATGGCGCTCATCGACAACAAGCCGACCACCGCCAAGGTCATCGCCGCCGATGCGGTGGTGACCTACTTCCTCGACCGCATCAAGTATCGCACCCTGGTGGACAACCACCCGGCCGTGGCGGTGCAGATGCTCAACCATTTCTGCAAGAGTTTCTGCGAGCGCCTGCGCGCGACCAACGATCTGCTCATCGATGAAAAACAGATGAACAAGAGCCTTGCCGCCCGTCTCGAAGTTGACGCCTGA
- the murJ gene encoding murein biosynthesis integral membrane protein MurJ, translated as MRGDEGSHVGGGPQLSENPENLPPKRETLAAAGIISIAVMASRVLGVLRESLRAALLGAGFHGDAFVIAYRIPNLLRDLFAEGALSAAFVPTFTDFLMNRSREEAHALAGLVMSAVFLITGVLALLGIYFAPELVGLIAPGFSAIAGKAEFAAQLTAIMMPFLPLVALSAVLMGMLNAQRRFFVPALAPALFNVVSIIVAIILWFMTEDPSAAAVGWSFGVLAGGAAQLLAQVPSLWRLRYRFVPALRGMFSNPGVRRIARLMAPAVIGLGAVQISIFVNSIFASRLGNGPLSWLDYAFRLYYLPIGLFGVALGTVTQTNVAEDAARGDREALRAGLAHSLRLVMFLTVPATIGLIALARPIVSLLFEWGRFTASDAEATSYVLSAYVFGLVAVSSVKVLVPLFYALDRPSVPLIASVCAVCVNVGFNWWSHLAIGAPGIALGMALGSLTNMAMLFVLAGKELGGWRGQGLALCLAKTLLASVLIGLLARWGAILIAWLWVEGTGPLLVRRLTMAFVPIIVAVLVYLPYARRIGIEEVDDVDRILEKIRRRLPGGRSA; from the coding sequence ATGCGCGGGGATGAGGGCTCCCACGTCGGCGGAGGCCCGCAACTGAGCGAAAATCCTGAAAATTTGCCGCCAAAACGCGAAACCCTGGCCGCTGCCGGAATCATTTCCATTGCGGTGATGGCCTCGCGTGTGCTGGGCGTCCTGCGCGAGAGCCTGCGCGCCGCGCTTCTTGGCGCCGGTTTCCACGGCGATGCCTTCGTGATCGCCTACCGCATTCCCAACCTGCTGCGCGATCTCTTTGCCGAGGGCGCGCTCTCGGCGGCCTTCGTTCCCACCTTTACCGACTTCCTGATGAACCGCTCGCGCGAGGAGGCCCACGCGCTGGCCGGGCTCGTGATGTCGGCGGTTTTTTTGATTACGGGCGTGCTGGCGCTGCTGGGGATCTACTTCGCCCCCGAGCTCGTCGGCCTCATCGCGCCGGGCTTTTCAGCCATCGCCGGCAAGGCGGAGTTTGCCGCGCAGCTCACGGCCATCATGATGCCCTTCCTGCCGCTCGTCGCGCTCTCGGCCGTCCTCATGGGGATGCTCAACGCCCAGCGGCGTTTCTTCGTGCCCGCGCTGGCGCCCGCGCTCTTCAATGTTGTCTCCATCATTGTCGCCATCATCCTGTGGTTTATGACCGAGGATCCGAGCGCCGCGGCGGTGGGGTGGTCCTTTGGCGTGCTGGCCGGCGGTGCCGCGCAGCTTCTGGCCCAGGTGCCCTCGCTCTGGCGGCTGCGCTACCGCTTTGTCCCGGCCCTTCGGGGGATGTTTTCCAATCCCGGCGTGCGGCGCATTGCCCGGCTCATGGCCCCGGCGGTTATCGGGCTTGGCGCGGTGCAGATCTCGATCTTCGTGAACTCCATTTTCGCCTCGCGCCTTGGAAACGGGCCGCTCTCCTGGCTCGATTACGCATTCCGCCTCTATTACCTGCCCATCGGGCTGTTTGGCGTGGCGCTGGGAACGGTGACCCAGACGAACGTGGCCGAGGATGCCGCCCGCGGCGACCGCGAGGCCCTGCGCGCGGGGCTCGCTCACTCGCTGCGCCTCGTGATGTTCCTGACCGTGCCGGCAACGATCGGGCTGATCGCGCTGGCAAGGCCCATTGTCTCGCTGCTTTTCGAGTGGGGGCGCTTTACCGCTTCGGATGCGGAGGCGACTTCCTATGTGCTCAGCGCCTACGTCTTCGGCCTTGTCGCTGTCTCGTCGGTGAAGGTGCTGGTGCCTCTTTTCTACGCGCTCGACCGGCCGAGCGTGCCGCTCATTGCGAGTGTGTGCGCAGTATGTGTGAACGTGGGGTTCAACTGGTGGTCGCATCTGGCCATCGGTGCGCCGGGTATTGCGCTGGGCATGGCGCTCGGGTCCCTTACAAACATGGCGATGCTCTTTGTTCTGGCGGGCAAGGAACTGGGCGGCTGGCGCGGGCAGGGGCTCGCGCTGTGCCTGGCCAAAACCCTGCTGGCCTCGGTGCTCATCGGTCTGCTGGCGCGCTGGGGCGCCATCCTCATCGCCTGGCTTTGGGTAGAGGGCACGGGGCCGCTTCTTGTGCGGCGTCTCACTATGGCCTTCGTTCCGATCATTGTTGCGGTGCTGGTGTACCTGCCGTATGCTCGACGGATCGGGATTGAGGAAGTCGATGATGTCGACCGGATTCTTGAAAAGATCCGGCGACGGCTGCCGGGTGGGCGTTCAGCATAG